Proteins encoded by one window of Orbaceae bacterium BiB:
- a CDS encoding sugar diacid recognition domain-containing protein, giving the protein MLNNLLDPQLAQQIVNRTMQIIDCNINVMDNKGYIIGSGDPKRIGELHEGALLVLSQKRIVTITEDSVKTLFGAKPGVNLPLTINNHLVGVIGLTGDPKQLFQFGELVKMSAEMMMEQASLINEMTKNKRLHEDIVLHLIQNEQLPNHLKEWSTRIGVDLSIPRFVAIIDIETGQLGIETAMDQLNQLHNYLLKLDSSNLVAIKSLSCLVLLMPALNTFGYWDAIYQKQKMYSLVDKIKKINNLNIKISLGNFFTNDINNITKSYQTALAALAIGKERAPNTCCYVYQDYLLPTLLNTLEASWQTFELTRQLNKLKSADTSEVLIDTLKIWFKNNLQATDTANELAIHRNTLEYRLKKISEITQLDMKLFENQLLLYLALTIQEK; this is encoded by the coding sequence ATGCTAAATAATTTATTAGATCCACAATTAGCACAACAAATCGTTAATAGAACAATGCAAATTATTGATTGTAATATTAACGTAATGGATAACAAAGGCTATATTATTGGTAGTGGTGATCCGAAACGAATCGGTGAATTACATGAGGGTGCTCTACTTGTCTTGTCACAAAAACGTATCGTAACTATTACTGAAGATAGCGTAAAAACCCTTTTCGGTGCAAAACCGGGGGTTAATTTACCACTGACTATTAATAATCATTTAGTTGGTGTGATTGGTTTAACAGGTGATCCCAAACAATTATTTCAATTTGGTGAGCTGGTCAAAATGTCAGCAGAAATGATGATGGAACAAGCATCATTAATTAATGAAATGACAAAAAATAAACGTCTACATGAAGATATTGTGCTTCATTTAATTCAGAATGAACAATTACCCAATCATTTAAAAGAGTGGTCAACAAGGATTGGCGTAGATTTATCAATACCTCGTTTTGTTGCTATTATTGACATTGAAACTGGCCAATTAGGTATCGAAACAGCCATGGATCAATTGAATCAGTTACACAACTATTTATTAAAATTAGATTCAAGTAATTTAGTTGCAATAAAGTCGTTAAGCTGTTTAGTTTTATTGATGCCAGCATTAAATACTTTTGGCTATTGGGACGCAATTTACCAAAAACAAAAAATGTATTCGCTCGTTGATAAAATCAAAAAGATAAATAACTTAAATATCAAAATTTCATTAGGTAACTTTTTTACTAATGATATCAACAATATTACTAAATCCTATCAAACCGCATTAGCCGCGCTGGCAATCGGTAAGGAACGTGCGCCCAATACTTGTTGCTACGTTTATCAAGATTATCTACTACCGACCTTATTAAATACGCTTGAAGCAAGCTGGCAAACATTTGAACTCACAAGACAATTGAATAAACTGAAATCGGCAGATACTTCCGAAGTGTTAATTGATACGCTAAAAATTTGGTTTAAAAATAATTTACAAGCAACAGATACAGCGAATGAGCTGGCAATCCACCGTAATACGCTAGAATATCGGCTAAAAAAAATTTCGGAGATTACTCAGTTAGATATGAAATTATTTGAAAATCAGTTATTACTCTATCTTGCACTGACCATTCAAGAAAAATAG
- the idnO gene encoding gluconate 5-dehydrogenase — protein sequence MKSLFELKGRRALITGSAQGIGNLMARGLGQYGASIVINDITQERADAAAELLRKDGIDAVGIGFDVTNSTSVKNAIDYIEKEIGPIEILINNAGIQRRHPFTEFPESDWDAVINVNQKAVFLVSQQVAKHMMTRKHGKIIHICSMQSELGRDTITPYAASKGAVKMLVRGMCVELARYNIQVNGIGPGYFDTEMTKALVENKEFSDWLFKRTPAARWGKPEELIGSAVFLSSAASNFVNGHIVYVDGGMLAAV from the coding sequence ATGAAATCATTATTTGAATTAAAAGGTCGACGAGCTTTGATTACTGGTTCTGCACAAGGTATTGGTAATTTAATGGCAAGAGGGCTAGGACAATATGGTGCAAGCATCGTAATTAATGATATTACACAAGAACGAGCAGATGCTGCGGCTGAACTTTTAAGAAAAGATGGCATCGATGCTGTTGGAATTGGTTTTGATGTAACAAATTCAACATCAGTTAAGAATGCCATTGATTATATTGAAAAAGAGATCGGTCCTATTGAAATTTTAATCAATAATGCAGGTATTCAACGTCGCCATCCATTTACTGAGTTTCCTGAAAGTGATTGGGATGCCGTAATTAATGTTAACCAAAAAGCAGTTTTCTTAGTGTCACAACAAGTTGCTAAACATATGATGACGCGTAAACACGGTAAAATTATTCATATCTGTTCAATGCAGAGTGAATTAGGCCGCGATACGATTACGCCTTATGCTGCATCAAAAGGGGCTGTAAAAATGTTAGTGCGTGGAATGTGTGTTGAACTTGCTCGTTATAATATTCAAGTCAATGGTATTGGTCCTGGCTACTTTGATACTGAAATGACAAAGGCATTGGTCGAAAATAAAGAGTTTTCTGATTGGTTATTTAAACGAACTCCTGCTGCGCGTTGGGGTAAACCAGAAGAACTAATCGGTTCTGCGGTATTTTTATCTTCAGCAGCATCAAATTTTGTTAATGGACATATTGTTTATGTCGATGGTGGCATGCTAGCTGCTGTGTAA
- a CDS encoding carbonic anhydrase family protein, which yields MKKHIKIISLMMLTMATLSQAMAGVHWGYEGNELPENWAKLSPEYQMCGLGKNQSPINISNTIQADIGELDIHYGKTSGNIVNNGHTVQITEKNPNDYIILDGQKYTLTQFHFHAPSENQINGESFPVEGHFVHANSNGDLLVMAVMFKEGSNNQSADQLLSLLSEQENTPANFDSVNIAAFLPEQTHYYRFSGSLTTPPCSEGVTWIVLKEPMELSKTEIDKFTHAFKHHNNRPTQPLNGRLIISN from the coding sequence ATGAAAAAACACATAAAAATCATCTCGTTAATGATGTTAACAATGGCAACTCTATCTCAAGCAATGGCTGGGGTTCACTGGGGATATGAAGGTAATGAACTACCTGAAAATTGGGCTAAATTATCACCAGAGTATCAGATGTGTGGGTTAGGTAAAAATCAATCACCGATCAATATATCTAATACTATTCAGGCAGATATCGGGGAGTTAGATATTCATTATGGAAAAACGTCTGGAAATATTGTCAATAATGGCCATACAGTACAAATTACAGAAAAAAATCCGAATGATTATATTATTCTTGATGGTCAAAAATATACGCTAACGCAATTTCACTTCCATGCACCAAGTGAAAATCAAATAAACGGTGAATCATTTCCAGTAGAAGGACATTTTGTCCATGCTAATAGCAATGGCGATTTACTTGTTATGGCCGTTATGTTTAAAGAGGGAAGCAATAATCAATCAGCGGATCAATTATTATCCCTACTTAGTGAACAAGAAAATACACCAGCTAATTTTGACAGTGTAAATATTGCAGCATTTCTTCCTGAGCAAACTCATTACTATCGTTTTTCTGGATCATTGACAACACCGCCGTGTAGCGAAGGTGTGACTTGGATAGTTTTAAAAGAGCCAATGGAATTATCTAAAACCGAAATAGATAAATTTACGCATGCTTTTAAACATCATAATAACAGACCAACTCAACCATTAAACGGTCGTTTAATCATCAGTAACTAA
- a CDS encoding glycerate kinase: MKQKTFVLAPDSFKESMTAKEVCMAMESGLKKVFPDANYIHVPMADGGEGTTQSLVDATGGTLYSLEVTGPLGNKVIAHYGILGDKQTAVIEMASASGIQLVAKEQRNPLITTTYGTGELIIACMKKGIKKIILGIGGSATNDGGAGMAQALGVQFYDDQGQHLPFGGGALNKLSKIDMSNVDPNLQSIDFIIASDVSNPLCGEHGASFVFGPQKGATPEMVKQLDSNLKHYADIIKQQLNKDIATIPGAGAAGGLGAGLMAFTNSKMEKGINIVIKYTQLHNKLAGADFCFTGEGGIDFQTKFGKTPYGVAQVAKANKIPVIALAGTIGKNIDELYAEGIDTIFGIVPGAAKIEDLLANGFQNIERTSENIARLIKMVK; this comes from the coding sequence ATGAAACAAAAAACATTTGTCCTAGCACCCGATTCCTTTAAAGAAAGTATGACAGCAAAAGAAGTATGTATGGCAATGGAGTCAGGTTTAAAAAAAGTTTTCCCTGATGCTAACTATATTCATGTCCCTATGGCTGACGGCGGAGAAGGTACAACACAGTCATTAGTTGATGCAACAGGAGGAACGCTCTATTCCCTTGAAGTGACAGGACCATTAGGTAATAAAGTGATTGCTCATTATGGAATTTTAGGGGATAAACAGACTGCCGTTATTGAAATGGCATCAGCAAGCGGTATCCAACTGGTTGCTAAAGAACAGCGAAATCCGTTAATCACCACAACCTACGGTACAGGTGAACTAATTATTGCCTGTATGAAAAAAGGAATAAAAAAAATTATATTAGGTATTGGTGGAAGTGCTACTAATGATGGTGGCGCAGGAATGGCACAAGCCTTGGGTGTACAATTTTATGATGATCAGGGACAGCATTTACCCTTTGGAGGCGGTGCTCTAAATAAGTTATCAAAAATTGATATGAGCAATGTTGATCCAAATTTGCAGAGTATTGATTTTATAATTGCTAGCGATGTCAGCAATCCATTATGTGGCGAACACGGCGCGTCATTTGTGTTTGGTCCACAAAAAGGGGCGACGCCTGAAATGGTAAAACAGCTGGATAGCAATCTTAAACATTATGCTGATATTATCAAACAACAACTTAATAAAGATATTGCAACGATTCCTGGAGCGGGTGCCGCAGGGGGACTTGGTGCTGGTTTGATGGCCTTTACCAATAGTAAAATGGAAAAAGGGATTAATATTGTCATAAAATACACACAATTACACAATAAACTCGCGGGTGCTGATTTTTGTTTCACTGGTGAAGGTGGTATCGATTTTCAAACAAAATTTGGTAAGACGCCATATGGTGTAGCGCAAGTAGCCAAAGCGAATAAAATTCCTGTTATTGCCTTAGCTGGAACTATTGGTAAAAATATTGATGAACTTTATGCAGAAGGAATTGATACTATTTTTGGTATCGTTCCTGGTGCTGCCAAAATTGAGGATTTATTAGCCAACGGTTTTCAAAATATCGAAAGAACCAGTGAAAATATTGCACGGTTAATAAAAATGGTAAAATAG
- the purD gene encoding phosphoribosylamine--glycine ligase, translating to MKVLIIGNGGREHALAWKVVQSPLVTKVFVAPGNAGTALESNLENVDINATDIDSLIAFAQKEDIALTIVGPEAPLVIGVVDRFRQVGLNIFGPTQAAAQLEGSKAFTKDFLARHNIPTGEYQNFTEIEPAINYLRQKGAPIVVKADGLAAGKGVIVAMTLKEAEDAVHDMLSGNAFGEAGHRVVIEEFLDGEEASFIVMVDGKNVEPMATSQDHKRVGDKDTGLNTGGMGAYSPAPVVTKQVFDKVMEQIIYPTVNGMAAEGNTYTGFLYAGLMIDKQGNPKVIEFNCRFGDPETQPIMMRLQSDLVKLCLAATNGKLNTIQSHWDARPALGVVMAAGGYPGDYRIGDEISGLPKEDENDCKVFHAGTVLKNGKVYTNGGRVLCVTALGLSVAEAQARAYQQVKLINWQGGFYRHDIGYRAIEREKLK from the coding sequence ATGAAAGTATTAATTATTGGTAATGGTGGGCGAGAACATGCTCTAGCATGGAAAGTCGTTCAATCTCCTTTGGTTACAAAAGTATTTGTTGCTCCCGGTAATGCGGGGACTGCACTCGAAAGCAACTTAGAGAATGTTGACATTAACGCAACAGATATTGATAGCTTGATTGCCTTTGCACAAAAAGAAGATATTGCTTTAACTATCGTAGGCCCGGAAGCGCCACTAGTTATCGGTGTTGTTGATAGATTCCGCCAAGTTGGTTTAAATATTTTTGGGCCGACACAAGCTGCCGCTCAACTCGAAGGCTCTAAAGCATTCACAAAAGATTTTTTAGCCCGCCATAATATCCCAACGGGCGAATACCAAAACTTCACTGAAATTGAACCAGCAATTAACTATTTACGTCAGAAAGGGGCTCCGATTGTTGTCAAAGCAGACGGGCTTGCTGCGGGTAAAGGAGTTATTGTTGCAATGACCTTGAAAGAGGCTGAAGATGCGGTTCATGATATGTTATCAGGTAATGCATTTGGTGAGGCTGGCCATCGAGTTGTTATTGAAGAGTTTCTTGATGGTGAAGAGGCAAGCTTCATTGTGATGGTTGACGGTAAAAATGTTGAACCGATGGCAACTAGTCAAGATCATAAACGTGTCGGTGATAAAGATACCGGCCTAAATACCGGTGGAATGGGAGCCTATTCCCCTGCCCCAGTTGTAACAAAACAAGTTTTTGATAAAGTTATGGAACAAATTATCTATCCAACCGTGAATGGTATGGCTGCTGAAGGTAATACCTATACTGGCTTTTTATATGCAGGGTTGATGATTGATAAACAAGGTAATCCAAAAGTTATTGAGTTTAACTGTCGATTTGGTGATCCTGAAACACAGCCAATCATGATGCGATTACAATCTGATTTAGTCAAATTATGCCTAGCTGCAACGAACGGCAAATTGAATACGATACAATCTCATTGGGATGCCAGACCAGCTTTAGGTGTTGTGATGGCTGCCGGTGGTTATCCTGGTGATTATCGTATTGGTGATGAAATTAGTGGATTACCAAAAGAAGATGAAAATGACTGCAAAGTTTTCCATGCTGGTACAGTACTAAAAAATGGCAAAGTATATACTAATGGTGGTCGAGTTCTGTGCGTAACAGCTTTAGGCCTATCTGTTGCAGAGGCTCAAGCCAGAGCATATCAGCAAGTAAAATTAATTAATTGGCAAGGTGGTTTTTATCGTCATGATATTGGCTATCGCGCGATTGAACGAGAAAAGTTAAAATAA
- the purH gene encoding bifunctional phosphoribosylaminoimidazolecarboxamide formyltransferase/IMP cyclohydrolase produces the protein MQQDRPIRRALLSVSDKSGIVEFAKALSLRNIEILSTGGTAKLLMQHHIPVIEVSDYTGFPEMMDGRVKTLHPKIHGGILGRRNIDDNVMSEHKIAPIDMVVVNLYPFAQTVAKADCTLEDAVENIDIGGPTMVRSAAKNHRDVAIVVDNQDYQPIIEMIDSNQHSLTFDYRFNLAIKAFEHTAKYDGMIANYFGKLVPPYFGETSKPSGQFPRTLNLQYIKKQDMRYGENSHQNAAFYIEEAPQEASVATAIQLQGKELSYNNIADTDAALECVKEFSEPACVIVKHANPCGVAVSDNSLNAYLHAYQTDPTSAFGGIIAFNRPLDKATAEAIIARQFVEVIIAPQVDSNALTVLATKKNVRVLACGQWQQRVEGLDFKRVNGGLLVQDRDLGMITPQDFEIVSKRQPTAKELSDALFCWKVAKFVKSNAIVYAKNQMTIGIGAGQMSRVYSAKIAGIKAQDENLQIAGSVMASDAFFPFRDGIDAAANVGITCVIQPGGSIRDDEVIQAADEHNIAMIFTNMRHFRH, from the coding sequence ATGCAACAAGATCGTCCTATTCGCCGAGCCCTACTTAGCGTTTCAGACAAGTCCGGAATTGTTGAATTCGCAAAAGCCTTATCCCTACGCAATATTGAAATATTATCCACCGGCGGAACAGCCAAACTTCTTATGCAACATCATATTCCCGTCATTGAAGTATCAGACTATACTGGTTTCCCTGAAATGATGGATGGCCGAGTCAAAACACTTCATCCTAAAATACATGGTGGAATATTAGGCCGACGTAATATTGATGATAATGTGATGTCTGAGCATAAGATAGCCCCAATCGACATGGTGGTCGTCAATCTTTATCCATTTGCACAAACGGTTGCTAAAGCCGATTGTACTTTAGAAGATGCCGTTGAAAATATTGATATTGGTGGACCAACAATGGTGCGATCTGCAGCAAAAAATCACCGAGATGTAGCGATTGTTGTTGATAACCAAGATTACCAACCAATTATTGAGATGATAGACAGTAATCAACACTCTCTCACTTTTGATTATCGATTTAATCTTGCCATTAAAGCTTTTGAACATACAGCAAAATATGATGGTATGATTGCTAACTATTTTGGTAAGTTAGTACCCCCTTACTTTGGTGAAACCTCTAAACCATCGGGTCAATTCCCTCGAACACTTAATTTACAATATATAAAAAAACAAGATATGCGTTATGGTGAAAATAGTCATCAAAATGCAGCATTTTATATTGAAGAAGCCCCACAAGAAGCAAGTGTCGCAACGGCAATACAGTTACAAGGAAAAGAACTCTCTTACAATAATATTGCTGACACCGATGCTGCCCTAGAGTGTGTGAAAGAGTTTAGCGAGCCAGCTTGTGTTATCGTTAAACATGCAAATCCTTGCGGTGTGGCTGTAAGTGATAACTCACTTAATGCCTATTTACACGCTTATCAAACCGACCCAACTTCCGCATTTGGTGGCATTATTGCCTTTAATCGACCTTTAGATAAAGCAACCGCTGAAGCGATTATCGCAAGGCAGTTTGTTGAGGTCATTATAGCGCCACAAGTTGATAGTAATGCACTAACGGTTCTTGCTACTAAGAAAAATGTACGTGTATTGGCTTGCGGGCAGTGGCAACAGCGAGTAGAAGGACTCGATTTTAAACGAGTAAATGGTGGATTATTAGTACAAGATCGTGATTTAGGAATGATCACTCCGCAAGATTTTGAAATAGTAAGTAAGCGCCAACCTACAGCTAAAGAGTTATCCGATGCACTATTTTGTTGGAAAGTCGCAAAATTTGTCAAATCTAATGCGATTGTCTATGCTAAAAACCAGATGACAATTGGTATCGGAGCCGGACAGATGAGCCGTGTTTACTCAGCGAAAATTGCTGGCATAAAAGCCCAAGATGAAAACTTACAAATTGCAGGTTCAGTCATGGCATCAGATGCCTTCTTCCCATTTAGAGATGGTATTGATGCAGCAGCGAATGTCGGAATTACTTGCGTAATTCAGCCTGGAGGCTCAATACGTGATGACGAAGTTATCCAAGCTGCAGATGAACATAATATAGCGATGATATTTACAAATATGAGACATTTCCGCCATTAA
- a CDS encoding SLC13 family permease — protein MLELLSWYGALSGLFLAILLILKGINPVYSLFLGAIVGSLIGGANLVETISILISGTQSIMGTVIRVLAAGVLAGVMMESGAAETIAQTIVRKLGEKKALLALALATCVITASGVFIPVAVLIVAPIALSVGNKMGISRLALLLALSGGGKAGNIISPNPNTIAAANGFHLSLSDVMLAGLIPAIFGLLATVFVASLIKNRGDKISDQEVIELQKNTKEQNNLPTLATAIVTPVVAIVLLMLSPIGAILHIEVLANLKIDALYVLPIAGIIGMIAMGKRKKIIAYTKSGIEKMTATVLILIGAGAIAGLIGASDLAKQVINIIDYIGISGIYLAPISGILMAAATASTSTGVILATGTFGSAILDMGVPALSAAVMMHTGATVIDSLPQGNYFHVTASSMNMSIKQRMKLIPYEAMVGGTMTVIATIIYGFIL, from the coding sequence ATGTTAGAGTTACTCAGCTGGTATGGCGCATTGTCTGGTTTATTTCTAGCTATTTTGCTGATATTAAAAGGGATAAATCCCGTTTACTCACTATTTTTAGGTGCTATTGTGGGCTCGCTCATTGGTGGTGCTAATTTAGTTGAAACGATATCAATCCTCATTTCAGGAACCCAAAGTATTATGGGAACCGTAATTAGAGTTCTTGCAGCAGGCGTACTCGCTGGCGTAATGATGGAGTCTGGTGCAGCAGAAACAATAGCACAAACAATAGTCAGAAAACTAGGTGAAAAAAAAGCATTATTGGCATTAGCATTAGCAACTTGTGTCATAACAGCGTCAGGCGTATTTATTCCTGTTGCAGTGTTAATCGTTGCGCCAATTGCACTATCTGTCGGTAATAAAATGGGGATTTCCCGTTTAGCATTACTATTAGCGCTATCGGGCGGAGGAAAAGCGGGTAATATTATCTCGCCCAATCCGAATACTATTGCTGCGGCAAATGGTTTTCATTTAAGTTTAAGTGATGTCATGCTAGCAGGTCTAATACCGGCTATATTCGGATTACTTGCTACCGTTTTTGTGGCATCATTAATTAAAAATCGTGGCGATAAAATTTCAGATCAAGAAGTCATCGAACTACAGAAAAATACTAAAGAACAAAATAACTTACCAACACTAGCAACAGCAATCGTAACGCCAGTTGTTGCAATAGTACTATTAATGCTAAGCCCAATCGGCGCTATCTTACACATTGAGGTATTAGCCAATTTGAAAATTGATGCATTATATGTATTACCTATTGCGGGTATTATCGGCATGATCGCAATGGGAAAACGAAAAAAAATTATCGCTTATACAAAGTCTGGAATTGAAAAAATGACCGCAACGGTGCTTATTTTAATTGGTGCCGGTGCGATTGCAGGATTAATTGGTGCATCAGACCTAGCAAAACAAGTGATTAATATTATTGATTATATTGGAATTTCTGGAATATACCTAGCACCAATATCGGGTATATTAATGGCAGCAGCTACTGCATCTACTTCGACGGGTGTCATACTCGCAACAGGAACATTTGGCTCAGCAATTTTAGATATGGGCGTTCCTGCACTCAGTGCTGCGGTAATGATGCATACTGGGGCAACAGTAATTGACTCTTTACCTCAAGGAAACTACTTCCATGTCACAGCAAGCAGCATGAATATGTCAATAAAGCAACGTATGAAATTAATCCCTTATGAAGCAATGGTCGGCGGTACGATGACCGTTATTGCAACCATTATTTATGGCTTTATTCTCTAA
- a CDS encoding substrate-binding domain-containing protein: protein MRDKRISLQDIASLADVTKMTVSRYLRDPNQVSEKNRQKLAKILEDIHYIPNRAPEILLGSKSRSIGIIIPSFKNHIFLEVLAGIESVASNHGYQTIITNYDYDKIIEEQKIINLLSYNIDALILMEKNHTKRAIKYLKSVNIPVAELMDISQQSLDIQVGFDNEMAGFDMTQALIKSGKKNIVYFNSIASARDMSRFEGYCRAMRDAGYEPKQMLPNMISSVNLGRSLFHKAIQEYPNIDGVFCTNDDIAVGVLLECQHYNIPVPEQIAIAGFHGLDIRLANQQQIASVITPRFDIGKMATELLLKRLNGEHVPLLTKLPYQIDSAMTV from the coding sequence ATGAGAGATAAACGAATTAGCCTACAGGACATTGCTAGTCTAGCCGATGTAACCAAAATGACGGTCAGCCGATATTTACGTGATCCAAACCAAGTATCTGAGAAAAATCGTCAAAAATTAGCTAAAATACTCGAAGATATCCATTATATTCCTAATCGTGCACCTGAAATCTTATTAGGTTCAAAAAGCCGCTCAATTGGTATTATTATTCCCTCTTTTAAAAATCATATATTTTTGGAAGTTTTAGCAGGGATCGAGTCAGTTGCGTCCAATCATGGTTATCAGACGATTATTACAAATTATGATTATGACAAAATAATTGAAGAACAAAAAATTATCAATTTATTGTCATACAATATTGATGCGTTGATTTTAATGGAAAAAAATCATACCAAACGTGCGATTAAATATTTAAAATCGGTAAATATTCCCGTTGCAGAACTAATGGATATTAGTCAGCAAAGTCTTGATATTCAAGTCGGTTTTGATAATGAAATGGCTGGGTTTGATATGACACAGGCTTTAATTAAAAGTGGTAAAAAGAATATTGTCTATTTTAACTCAATTGCTAGCGCAAGAGATATGAGTCGATTTGAAGGTTATTGTCGAGCAATGCGGGATGCTGGTTATGAACCTAAGCAGATGTTACCTAATATGATTTCATCGGTTAATTTAGGTCGTAGTCTATTTCATAAAGCGATTCAAGAATATCCAAATATTGATGGTGTTTTTTGTACTAATGATGATATTGCCGTGGGTGTTTTACTTGAATGTCAACATTATAATATTCCTGTTCCTGAGCAAATAGCGATTGCCGGATTTCATGGTTTAGATATTCGACTCGCTAATCAGCAACAGATTGCTTCAGTCATTACCCCTCGTTTTGATATTGGTAAAATGGCTACTGAACTTTTATTAAAAAGGCTCAATGGTGAACATGTTCCATTACTAACCAAGTTACCTTATCAAATTGATAGCGCGATGACAGTATAA
- a CDS encoding MFS transporter → MNKIVTKLAPRRWWYLMPIIFITYSLAYLDRANYGFAAAAGINDDLGITHGTSSLIGALFFLGYFFFQVPGSIYAVKRSVRKLIFACLILWGVCAAATGMVSNIPMLMVIRFTLGVVEAAVMPAMLIYISTWFTKKERSKANTFLILGNPVTVLWMSIVSAHLIDIYGWREMFIIEGLPAVVWAIIWWVLVRDKPSEASWLTEQEKLDLANAMALEQQNIKPVRNYGEALRSGNVIKLCAVHALWSIGVYGFMMWMPSIIKSAANMDIVSVGWLAAIPYVAAIVLMLLVSYFSDKLQNRKLFVWPVLLVATIAFFIAYLLGADHFWITFSLLVLAAGCMYAPYGPFFALIPELLPSNVSGVSMGLINSFGALGAFIGAWLVGVINDATGSASASYVFMGTALILSVVLMASVKAPKAH, encoded by the coding sequence ATGAATAAAATAGTAACGAAGTTGGCGCCACGTCGTTGGTGGTATTTGATGCCAATCATTTTTATTACTTATAGTTTAGCTTATTTAGATCGTGCTAACTATGGTTTTGCAGCTGCTGCAGGAATCAATGATGATTTAGGCATTACTCACGGTACCTCATCGCTAATCGGGGCTCTATTCTTTTTAGGTTATTTTTTCTTCCAAGTACCTGGCTCTATTTATGCAGTAAAACGAAGCGTAAGAAAATTAATCTTTGCTTGCCTCATTTTATGGGGAGTCTGTGCTGCTGCAACAGGTATGGTAAGCAACATTCCGATGTTGATGGTTATCCGCTTTACACTCGGTGTGGTGGAAGCTGCGGTAATGCCTGCAATGCTCATTTATATCAGTACTTGGTTTACTAAAAAAGAGCGTTCAAAAGCCAATACGTTTTTAATTTTAGGTAACCCTGTTACGGTATTATGGATGTCGATTGTTTCTGCCCATTTAATCGATATTTATGGCTGGCGTGAAATGTTTATCATCGAAGGTCTTCCTGCAGTAGTTTGGGCGATTATTTGGTGGGTTCTAGTTCGCGACAAACCATCTGAAGCAAGTTGGTTAACAGAACAAGAAAAACTTGATTTAGCAAACGCTATGGCGTTAGAACAACAAAATATTAAACCTGTTCGTAATTATGGTGAAGCACTACGTTCTGGTAATGTTATTAAATTATGTGCTGTTCATGCGCTTTGGAGTATCGGGGTTTATGGCTTTATGATGTGGATGCCTTCCATCATTAAATCAGCTGCAAATATGGATATCGTTTCAGTTGGTTGGTTAGCTGCTATTCCTTATGTTGCAGCGATCGTTTTGATGTTATTAGTTTCATATTTTTCTGATAAGTTACAAAATCGTAAACTGTTTGTGTGGCCAGTTCTATTAGTTGCAACAATTGCATTTTTCATTGCTTACTTATTAGGTGCTGACCATTTCTGGATTACGTTCTCATTACTTGTTCTTGCAGCAGGTTGTATGTACGCACCTTATGGACCATTCTTTGCCCTTATTCCTGAATTACTACCAAGTAATGTATCAGGTGTATCAATGGGATTAATTAATAGCTTTGGTGCTCTCGGCGCATTTATTGGTGCATGGTTAGTTGGTGTAATTAATGACGCAACAGGCAGTGCAAGTGCCTCTTATGTATTTATGGGAACAGCGCTAATTCTTTCAGTAGTATTAATGGCAAGTGTTAAAGCTCCAAAAGCACACTAA